A genomic window from Cupriavidus metallidurans CH34 includes:
- a CDS encoding response regulator — protein MLNAAPTLLVVDDHPMALSGTTAFLAEVMPDVAVHSAGSAKEALHSLNQGLRPDIVLLDIWLNDGTGFDAMQSFKTVIPGARFIFMSAEATPEIVGRARALSACGFVGKHLDANAFTAAVRKVLAGDTSFPSDEALSGRSQSFGPAHGIPVTPAELGLTPRQGSVLALVLEGLPNKVIARKLGLTENTVKEHVSAILQRLGVRTRMQVMSRMERFRLRQ, from the coding sequence ATGTTGAACGCTGCACCGACTTTGTTGGTGGTCGATGATCATCCTATGGCGCTCTCGGGCACAACCGCCTTCCTGGCGGAAGTGATGCCCGACGTCGCCGTTCATTCCGCTGGCAGCGCCAAGGAAGCCCTTCACTCCCTGAACCAGGGGCTCCGTCCCGATATCGTGCTGCTCGACATCTGGCTGAACGATGGTACTGGCTTCGATGCCATGCAGTCGTTCAAGACCGTGATCCCGGGCGCCCGCTTCATCTTCATGTCGGCGGAGGCCACACCCGAGATCGTGGGACGCGCCCGCGCGCTATCGGCCTGCGGTTTCGTCGGCAAGCATCTGGACGCCAACGCGTTCACTGCGGCCGTGCGCAAGGTCCTGGCCGGCGACACCAGTTTTCCATCCGATGAGGCCTTGTCCGGCCGATCGCAATCGTTCGGCCCCGCCCACGGCATTCCCGTCACGCCGGCCGAACTCGGCCTCACGCCGCGTCAGGGCTCGGTGCTCGCGCTGGTGCTCGAAGGACTGCCGAACAAGGTCATCGCCCGCAAGCTGGGGCTGACCGAGAACACCGTCAAGGAACACGTCTCCGCCATCCTGCAACGGCTGGGCGTGCGCACGCGCATGCAGGTCATGTCGCGCATGGAGCGTTTTCGCCTGCGCCAGTGA
- a CDS encoding RsmB/NOP family class I SAM-dependent RNA methyltransferase, translating into MSRNPATSQDNRQRSRPSKGKASPIRKSPNARQQGADGAPRTPGGLQAFHLQHIDRLLGKVLLFARPSDAVVSHYFRENSKLGHRDRGIIAEAIFAVLRRRVEFGQFAESGTGSATRRLGLLGLAATLGRDVLSPFLHPDEAVWLDRLTTIERSSLAPRVRANLPEWLYDDLVARHGEAFTAALGDAWLRPAPLDLRVNTAKLSREEALAELQTAGIAAELAPMAPAGIRLKGKPALNQLPLFINGGVEVQDEGSQLLCHLLAPRRGEMVVDFCAGAGGKTLALGVAMRSTGRLYAFDVSEKRLANLKPRLARSGLSNVHPVLIDSERDAKVKRLAGKIDRVLVDAPCSGLGTLRRNPDLKWRQTPESVVELTAKQAAILDAAAKLVKGGGRVVYATCSVLEAENEAIIRDFLASHENFRLVPVSEVLAEQKIEVPELPAEGGMLALYPHIHQTDGFFAAVLERTR; encoded by the coding sequence ATGAGTCGCAATCCCGCAACTTCCCAAGACAATCGCCAGCGCTCGCGTCCGAGCAAAGGCAAGGCCAGCCCGATCCGCAAGTCGCCCAACGCCCGGCAGCAGGGCGCTGACGGCGCGCCGCGCACGCCCGGCGGCCTGCAGGCTTTCCATCTGCAACATATCGACCGACTGCTCGGCAAGGTGCTGTTGTTCGCGCGTCCGTCCGACGCGGTGGTCAGCCATTACTTCCGCGAAAATAGCAAACTTGGTCATCGCGACCGAGGCATCATCGCTGAAGCAATTTTTGCAGTGTTGCGCCGACGCGTCGAATTTGGTCAATTTGCCGAAAGTGGCACGGGTTCGGCCACGCGCCGCCTCGGGCTGCTGGGCCTGGCCGCGACGCTCGGCCGCGATGTGCTTTCGCCGTTCCTTCATCCCGACGAAGCTGTCTGGCTCGACCGCCTGACCACGATCGAGCGCTCCAGCCTGGCGCCGCGCGTGCGCGCCAACCTGCCCGAGTGGCTGTATGACGATCTGGTGGCGCGTCATGGCGAGGCATTCACTGCTGCGCTTGGCGATGCCTGGCTGCGGCCCGCGCCGCTCGACCTGCGCGTGAACACCGCCAAGCTGTCGCGTGAAGAGGCACTGGCCGAACTCCAGACTGCCGGTATCGCCGCCGAACTGGCCCCGATGGCGCCGGCTGGCATCCGCCTCAAGGGCAAGCCCGCGTTGAACCAGCTCCCGCTGTTCATCAACGGTGGCGTGGAAGTGCAGGATGAAGGCAGTCAACTGCTGTGCCATCTGCTTGCGCCGCGTCGCGGCGAGATGGTGGTTGACTTCTGCGCGGGCGCTGGCGGCAAGACGCTGGCGCTGGGTGTGGCCATGCGCTCGACTGGGCGGCTCTATGCATTCGATGTGTCGGAGAAGCGCCTGGCCAATCTGAAGCCGCGTCTGGCTCGTAGTGGTCTGTCGAACGTGCACCCGGTGCTGATCGACTCCGAGCGCGATGCCAAGGTCAAGCGCCTGGCCGGCAAGATCGATCGTGTGCTGGTGGACGCGCCTTGCAGCGGCCTGGGTACCCTGCGCCGTAATCCCGATCTGAAGTGGCGTCAGACGCCGGAATCGGTTGTGGAACTCACTGCGAAGCAAGCGGCCATCCTCGATGCCGCGGCAAAGCTGGTGAAGGGCGGCGGCCGTGTCGTGTACGCCACGTGCAGCGTGCTGGAGGCCGAAAACGAGGCAATCATCCGTGATTTCCTGGCATCCCACGAGAATTTCCGACTTGTGCCGGTGAGCGAAGTGCTGGCCGAGCAGAAGATCGAGGTGCCGGAGTTGCCGGCGGAAGGCGGCATGTTGGCGCTCTATCCGCATATCCATCAGACCGATGGCTTCTTCGCCGCTGTTCTGGAGCGCACGCGCTGA
- a CDS encoding ATP-binding response regulator, with protein MPVAATKNVALRATPHLNALLNKILPPPGPQLDTETRAKLLVTVHRVSPTGIASSALLPGLTAYTFWNEANHVALVIWCAIMLLLTIGGMWFYLGFQRDMGRLSRSAHTRKWWNNMRAIAFLTGLTWGSSALLHLYSSSVVFSSVLYLLTLGVLAGGATSQSPIPSNLVFAGVPILVPNVLLADFAFPGHGTYVQLLLAIYALMLARHSLNLQHTLVRAIQLESESRRLAKQFQEEKERALHASEEKSRFLAAASHDLRQPVHALVMLVEALRARNQSSSLHPLVEQVAAGTQTIDLLFRSLLDLSKLEGRKVLPTLEPCELNSLIHDVMSQFAADARESGLTLTPRVPDELFAMAEPVLLRRALFNLVQNALRYTKRGGILVTARQRRKHVRLEVWDTGAGITPEHLPEIFSPYYQVHNPQRDPSQGLGLGLAIFRECVRLMRGTYGVRSVPGKGSVFWFALAPVPEETVASVRAMRANAQAEEARHDRLRGTVLVVDDDSQIRKAWIALMEAWGIRVACAAHGGEADRLFAKGLKPDIIFCDLRLPGNENGLDLLERWQTSQPQARSALLTGDLKSAALQAAEEAGYFVLPKPVDPANLRMLLRRWLPTA; from the coding sequence ATGCCAGTTGCAGCGACGAAGAACGTCGCCTTACGTGCCACGCCACACTTGAACGCGCTGCTCAACAAGATCCTGCCCCCGCCCGGGCCGCAACTGGACACCGAAACGCGAGCCAAGCTGCTCGTCACCGTTCATCGTGTCTCCCCCACGGGCATTGCATCCTCGGCCCTGCTGCCGGGACTGACCGCGTACACGTTCTGGAACGAAGCCAACCACGTGGCGCTGGTGATCTGGTGCGCCATCATGCTGCTGCTGACCATCGGCGGGATGTGGTTCTACCTCGGGTTCCAGCGCGATATGGGTAGGTTGAGCCGCTCGGCGCACACGCGCAAGTGGTGGAACAATATGCGCGCCATTGCGTTCCTGACGGGACTGACCTGGGGCAGTTCGGCGCTGCTGCATCTGTATTCGTCGTCCGTGGTGTTCTCGAGCGTGCTGTATCTGCTGACGTTGGGTGTGCTCGCGGGCGGCGCCACGTCGCAGTCGCCCATCCCATCGAACCTGGTCTTTGCCGGCGTGCCGATCCTTGTGCCGAATGTGCTGCTGGCTGACTTTGCCTTTCCGGGCCACGGCACCTATGTGCAATTGCTGCTGGCTATCTACGCGCTGATGCTGGCACGGCACTCGCTGAATCTGCAGCACACGCTGGTGCGGGCCATCCAGCTCGAATCCGAAAGCCGCCGGCTCGCCAAGCAGTTTCAGGAAGAGAAGGAACGGGCACTTCATGCCAGTGAGGAGAAATCCCGCTTCCTGGCGGCCGCGAGTCACGACCTGCGCCAGCCTGTTCATGCCCTGGTGATGCTGGTCGAAGCGTTGCGTGCGCGCAACCAATCGAGTTCGCTCCACCCGCTCGTCGAGCAGGTGGCCGCCGGGACGCAGACCATCGACCTGCTGTTCCGGTCCCTGCTTGACCTGTCCAAGCTTGAAGGGCGCAAGGTGTTACCAACGCTGGAGCCATGCGAACTTAATTCGCTGATCCATGACGTGATGAGCCAGTTCGCCGCCGATGCGCGCGAAAGCGGTCTGACGCTGACGCCACGCGTGCCTGACGAACTGTTCGCCATGGCCGAGCCGGTGCTGCTGCGGCGGGCGCTGTTCAACCTCGTGCAGAACGCGCTGCGCTATACGAAGCGCGGCGGCATTCTGGTAACCGCACGACAGCGCCGCAAGCACGTGCGGCTGGAGGTCTGGGACACCGGTGCGGGCATCACGCCCGAGCACCTGCCGGAAATTTTCTCGCCGTACTACCAGGTTCACAATCCGCAGCGCGATCCGTCGCAGGGTCTTGGTCTGGGGCTCGCGATCTTCCGGGAATGCGTGCGTCTGATGCGCGGGACTTACGGCGTGCGCTCGGTGCCGGGCAAGGGATCGGTATTCTGGTTCGCGCTGGCGCCGGTGCCCGAGGAGACCGTAGCCAGTGTTCGGGCGATGCGGGCGAATGCGCAGGCGGAAGAAGCGCGACACGATCGTTTACGTGGCACTGTGCTGGTGGTCGATGACGATAGCCAGATTCGCAAGGCGTGGATCGCCTTGATGGAGGCCTGGGGCATTCGCGTGGCATGTGCCGCGCACGGGGGAGAGGCCGACCGTCTCTTCGCGAAGGGTCTCAAGCCGGACATTATCTTCTGTGACCTGCGCTTGCCCGGCAACGAGAACGGGCTCGATTTGCTGGAGCGCTGGCAGACCTCGCAGCCTCAGGCACGCAGCGCGCTGCTGACGGGCGATCTGAAGTCCGCGGCGCTGCAGGCGGCCGAGGAGGCAGGCTACTTCGTCCTGCCGAAACCGGTGGACCCGGCGAACCTGCGCATGTTGCTGCGCCGCTGGTTGCCCACGGCATGA
- a CDS encoding mechanosensitive ion channel family protein: protein MADSTLMNPDTLAELKRSHAMFGKMVQDLIHDAGGPGFFWQIGVLAICLLIAWPLSRRVVKRLEVRHQSASFSLRMAAVSLERAVFPLISWLLVLVALFSLESLIPISVLRLALVPLFGITSLYVTFYILRRVISGHGQLHGMLVLVEKVLTTLTWIAMGLYVLGVLPDVVAWMRDVRFSIGGKQHINLADSLMAMVWILLTVLVAMWFGSWLEERLMRATTLDSNLKVVLTRITKALLLLVSLLLSLSLVGIDLTVLSVFGGALGVGLGLGLQKIASNYISGFIILLDRSVKLGDQITVDKYTGIVSQIRTRYTVVRNGDGETLVPNEQLVAQSVQNHSFSGTNVRVATRVQADYAADPEMVIGLLQDCVRNLPRVLEAPAPAAFLVMFADSGIEYETAVYIADPQNGKLGVQSAMNRAIWRAFHENGISIPYPQREVRMLNPATPLVVADAAQD, encoded by the coding sequence ATGGCGGATAGCACGCTGATGAACCCCGATACGCTCGCGGAGCTGAAACGATCGCACGCGATGTTCGGCAAGATGGTGCAGGACCTGATCCACGATGCGGGCGGTCCGGGGTTTTTCTGGCAGATCGGGGTACTGGCCATTTGCCTGCTGATCGCGTGGCCGCTGTCGCGGCGCGTGGTCAAGCGGCTGGAGGTTCGCCACCAGTCGGCAAGCTTCTCGTTGCGCATGGCCGCGGTCAGCCTGGAGCGTGCGGTGTTCCCGCTCATCAGCTGGCTGCTGGTGTTGGTGGCGCTTTTCTCGCTGGAATCGCTGATCCCGATCAGCGTTCTGCGGCTCGCGCTGGTGCCGCTGTTCGGCATCACCTCGTTGTATGTGACGTTCTACATCCTCCGGCGAGTGATATCGGGACATGGCCAGCTTCACGGCATGCTTGTGCTGGTGGAGAAGGTACTGACGACCCTGACGTGGATCGCCATGGGTTTGTACGTGCTTGGCGTGCTGCCGGACGTGGTCGCGTGGATGCGGGACGTGCGGTTCTCGATTGGCGGCAAGCAGCACATCAACCTGGCCGATTCGCTGATGGCAATGGTCTGGATTCTCCTGACCGTGCTGGTGGCGATGTGGTTTGGTTCGTGGCTGGAAGAGCGCCTGATGCGTGCGACCACGCTCGATTCGAACCTGAAGGTCGTGCTGACGCGCATCACGAAGGCGCTGCTGTTACTGGTGTCGTTGCTGCTGAGCCTGTCGCTCGTGGGCATCGACCTGACCGTGCTCTCGGTGTTTGGCGGCGCACTGGGTGTCGGCCTCGGTCTTGGCCTGCAGAAGATCGCGAGCAACTACATATCTGGCTTCATCATCCTGCTCGATCGCTCGGTCAAGCTTGGCGACCAGATCACGGTCGACAAGTACACCGGCATCGTGTCGCAGATTCGCACGCGCTACACCGTTGTGCGCAATGGCGACGGCGAGACGCTTGTGCCGAATGAGCAACTTGTGGCCCAGTCAGTGCAAAACCATTCGTTCTCTGGAACGAATGTGCGCGTGGCTACCCGGGTGCAAGCGGACTATGCCGCCGATCCAGAAATGGTGATCGGATTGCTGCAGGATTGTGTGCGCAATTTGCCACGTGTGCTCGAAGCGCCGGCACCCGCCGCATTCCTTGTGATGTTTGCTGACAGCGGCATCGAGTACGAAACTGCCGTCTACATCGCGGATCCACAGAACGGCAAGCTTGGCGTGCAGTCGGCGATGAATCGGGCCATCTGGCGCGCGTTTCACGAAAATGGCATTTCGATCCCATATCCGCAGCGCGAGGTGCGGATGCTGAATCCGGCGACGCCACTTGTCGTGGCGGATGCCGCACAGGATTGA
- the purN gene encoding phosphoribosylglycinamide formyltransferase, protein MKNIVILISGRGSNMEAIVRACAAEKWPARVAAVLSNRPDASGLQFASRHGIATGVVDHKQFSGRESFDAAMRDAIDAYQPDLIVLAGFMRILTPGFVEHYAGRMLNIHPSLLPSFPGLHTHKQALEAGVKLHGATVHFVTPELDHGPIVLQAALDVLPGDTPESLADRLLDSEHVIYPRAVRWFVEDRLHVQDGVVQVVQPAEPQWFMAISPQAAGKQP, encoded by the coding sequence ATGAAGAATATTGTGATATTGATTTCCGGGCGTGGCTCCAACATGGAAGCGATCGTCCGGGCCTGCGCCGCCGAGAAATGGCCGGCGCGCGTGGCAGCGGTACTGTCGAACCGCCCCGATGCTTCGGGCCTGCAGTTCGCCTCGCGCCACGGTATTGCCACCGGTGTGGTGGACCACAAGCAGTTTTCCGGACGTGAGAGTTTCGACGCCGCGATGCGGGACGCCATCGACGCCTACCAGCCCGACCTCATCGTGCTGGCAGGCTTCATGCGGATCCTGACGCCTGGCTTCGTTGAGCATTACGCCGGTCGAATGCTCAACATCCATCCGTCGCTGCTGCCGAGCTTCCCCGGGTTGCATACGCACAAGCAGGCGTTGGAGGCGGGCGTCAAGCTGCATGGCGCGACAGTGCATTTCGTGACGCCAGAACTCGATCATGGTCCGATCGTGTTGCAGGCGGCACTTGATGTTCTGCCTGGCGATACACCGGAGTCGCTGGCCGATCGTTTGCTCGATAGCGAACATGTCATTTACCCGCGCGCCGTGCGCTGGTTCGTCGAAGACCGTCTGCACGTGCAGGACGGTGTCGTTCAAGTAGTTCAACCGGCCGAGCCCCAATGGTTCATGGCCATCTCGCCCCAAGCGGCAGGAAAACAGCCATGA
- a CDS encoding IS4-like element ISBvi1 family transposase has product MRVMARTRKTLPSRVDVAHLISAGVLASVCPRTLIEEVLAETGKASQRERLLPAPAVVYYVMALALWREAPLEEVLRVVCEGLQWLGGGHTEAVQASKSAISQARSRLGPEVMRQLADRVLRPLAAPGAPGAWYRGLRVMALDGSCMDVADEAANAKFFGYPGASRGQSAFPQARVLGLVECGTHAVVAAGIAPYGHSEQVMAAQLLPAKLTPEMLVLADRNFYGFKLWQTACATGAKLAWRVKSNLKLPVEQMLPDGSYLSRVFDSDDRARRAGQTVRVIDYALEGSATPAQGSYRLLTNLLDPDAAPALELAALYHERWEIEGVFDEFKTHLRANSTVLRSKTPELVQQELWGLLLAHFAIRQLMAQAAWARELDPDRLSFMHAVRVIKRKMPQAAAVSP; this is encoded by the coding sequence ATGAGGGTGATGGCCAGAACACGCAAGACGCTGCCGTCGAGAGTTGACGTTGCGCATTTGATCAGCGCCGGGGTGCTGGCCAGCGTGTGTCCACGGACGTTGATCGAAGAAGTGTTGGCCGAGACCGGCAAGGCCAGCCAGCGGGAGCGGCTGCTGCCCGCGCCGGCAGTGGTGTATTACGTGATGGCGCTGGCGCTGTGGCGCGAAGCGCCGCTGGAGGAAGTGCTGCGCGTGGTGTGCGAAGGCCTGCAATGGCTCGGCGGCGGCCACACTGAGGCGGTGCAGGCCAGCAAGTCCGCGATCTCGCAGGCGCGCAGCCGGCTGGGCCCCGAGGTCATGCGCCAATTGGCCGATCGGGTGCTGCGCCCGCTGGCCGCGCCGGGGGCGCCAGGGGCGTGGTACCGGGGATTGCGCGTGATGGCCCTGGACGGCAGCTGCATGGACGTGGCCGACGAGGCGGCCAACGCCAAGTTCTTCGGCTACCCGGGCGCCTCGCGCGGCCAAAGCGCCTTCCCGCAGGCGCGCGTTCTGGGCCTGGTGGAATGCGGCACGCACGCGGTGGTGGCAGCCGGCATCGCACCCTACGGCCACAGCGAGCAGGTCATGGCCGCCCAGTTGCTGCCCGCCAAGCTCACGCCCGAGATGCTGGTGCTGGCCGACCGCAACTTCTACGGCTTCAAGCTCTGGCAGACCGCCTGCGCTACGGGCGCCAAGCTGGCCTGGCGGGTCAAATCCAACCTCAAGCTGCCGGTAGAGCAGATGTTGCCCGATGGCTCGTACCTGAGCCGCGTGTTCGACAGCGACGACCGCGCGCGGCGCGCAGGGCAAACGGTGCGTGTGATCGACTACGCGCTCGAGGGCTCGGCCACGCCGGCGCAGGGCAGCTACCGGCTGCTGACCAACCTCCTGGACCCCGATGCGGCGCCGGCCCTGGAGCTGGCCGCGCTGTACCACGAGCGCTGGGAGATCGAGGGGGTGTTCGATGAGTTCAAGACGCATTTGCGCGCCAACAGCACGGTGCTGCGCAGCAAGACGCCCGAGCTGGTGCAGCAGGAGCTGTGGGGGCTGCTGCTGGCGCACTTTGCGATTCGCCAGTTGATGGCGCAGGCGGCCTGGGCGCGCGAACTCGATCCGGATCGCCTGAGCTTCATGCACGCCGTGCGCGTGATCAAGCGCAAGATGCCGCAAGCTGCGGCCGTTTCCCCCTGA
- a CDS encoding DesA family fatty acid desaturase, with amino-acid sequence MFDSILDWAANGLANWSWWEIVIYTLVMTHITIAGVTIFLHRCMAHRSLDLHPIAQHFFRFWLWMTTGMVTKEWTAIHRKHHAKCETEDDPHSPQTRGIRKVLLEGAELYRAEAKNKETITKFGHGTPDDWIERNLYSRFSWQGVALMLIIDLALFGLVGMSVWAVQMLWIPIHAAGIINGLGHYWGYRNYDCEDASTNVSPWGFIIGGEELHNNHHTYPTSAKFSIKWYEIDVGWWYIRAMQSVGLAKVKKIPPKARLVEARPVDHNTLEAIIANRYDVMARYAKTLKSAYKDELRKHKEGNTPEYSSFKPARKWFHREETKLAAPQRQQLATIVEQNKMLSTFVEMRRELAVIWGRSNLTREQLLAQLQAWCHRAEASGIQALQEFSLRLRRYA; translated from the coding sequence TTGTTCGACTCAATTCTTGATTGGGCCGCCAACGGCCTCGCCAACTGGTCCTGGTGGGAGATCGTGATCTACACGCTCGTGATGACGCACATCACGATCGCCGGCGTGACTATTTTCCTGCACCGCTGCATGGCGCACCGGTCGCTGGACCTGCATCCGATCGCCCAGCATTTCTTCCGTTTCTGGCTGTGGATGACCACGGGCATGGTGACCAAGGAGTGGACCGCGATTCACCGCAAGCACCACGCCAAGTGCGAAACCGAAGACGATCCGCACAGCCCGCAGACCCGCGGCATCCGCAAGGTGCTGCTGGAAGGCGCCGAGCTGTATCGCGCCGAGGCCAAGAATAAGGAAACCATCACCAAGTTCGGCCACGGCACGCCCGATGACTGGATCGAGCGCAATTTGTACTCGCGCTTCTCCTGGCAAGGCGTAGCGCTGATGCTGATCATCGACCTGGCCCTGTTCGGCCTGGTCGGCATGTCCGTGTGGGCAGTGCAGATGCTCTGGATCCCGATCCATGCCGCCGGCATCATCAACGGCCTGGGCCACTACTGGGGCTATCGCAACTACGACTGCGAGGACGCATCGACCAACGTGTCGCCGTGGGGCTTCATCATCGGCGGTGAAGAGCTGCACAACAACCACCACACGTACCCGACGTCGGCCAAGTTCTCGATCAAGTGGTATGAGATCGACGTGGGTTGGTGGTACATCCGCGCGATGCAGTCGGTGGGCCTGGCCAAGGTCAAGAAGATCCCGCCCAAGGCTCGCCTGGTGGAGGCTCGTCCGGTGGATCACAACACGCTGGAAGCGATCATCGCTAACCGCTACGACGTGATGGCCCGCTATGCCAAGACGCTGAAGTCCGCCTACAAGGATGAACTGCGCAAGCACAAGGAAGGCAATACGCCCGAGTACTCGAGCTTCAAGCCGGCCCGCAAGTGGTTCCACCGCGAGGAAACCAAGCTGGCTGCGCCGCAACGTCAGCAATTGGCGACCATCGTCGAGCAAAACAAGATGCTGAGCACGTTCGTGGAAATGCGCCGCGAACTGGCTGTGATCTGGGGTCGCTCGAACCTGACGCGCGAGCAACTGCTGGCTCAGCTGCAGGCCTGGTGCCATCGCGCCGAAGCCAGCGGCATCCAGGCGCTGCAGGAGTTTTCGCTGCGCCTGCGCCGGTACGCCTGA